A single genomic interval of Asterias amurensis chromosome 1, ASM3211899v1 harbors:
- the LOC139939829 gene encoding uncharacterized protein has product MTTRMAMRSGPPVEPGKMYPSYSANLDNRIAYGNLPQWIVAGVDVPKDLQIQQMTYAKSLRVNPPLYAGNSTGIIRSAPQPRPDPHVKPYTIKTPWAGEGGERYTAYVSKQQSEPHLADSPYAYSASHLGEQPRRSWKYNQYNTHAKQGFKFWLEEKKPINKSQKYTFGSTKTFLGLGNGPRN; this is encoded by the exons ATGACGACACGGATGGCAATGCGCTCTGGTCCTCCAGTGGAACCGGGCAAGATGTATCCAAGTTATTCGGCAAATCTTGATAACAG AATCGCATACGGCAATTTACCACAGTGGATAGTGGCTGGTGTTGATGTACCAAAAGATCTTCAGATTCAGCAAATGACATACGCAAAGAGTCTCAGAGTG AATCCTCCCCTGTATGCTGGCAACAGTACTGGTATCATTAGATCCGCCCCACAACCTCGTCCCGACCCACACGTTAAACCGTACACAATCAAAACACCCTGGGCAGGAGAGGGTGGAGAAAGATACACCGCTTATG TCTCCAAGCAGCAGTCGGAGCCACACCTCGCAGACTCCCCCTACGCATATTCCGCCTCGCACCTAGGCGAGCAGCCAAGacgctcgtggaaatacaaCCAGTACAACACACACGCAAAGCAAGGGTTTAAATTCTGGCTGGAGGAGAAGAAACCAATCAACA AGTCACAAAAGTACACATTTGGATCGACAAAAACTTTCCTCGGTTTAGGAAATGGGCCAAGAAACTGA